One Eleginops maclovinus isolate JMC-PN-2008 ecotype Puerto Natales chromosome 22, JC_Emac_rtc_rv5, whole genome shotgun sequence DNA segment encodes these proteins:
- the LOC134858800 gene encoding endothelial zinc finger protein induced by tumor necrosis factor alpha-like isoform X2, with translation MSDLKSFKAELTGIVSSLARALLTEICSAAERVSVSKHNPEEEVEVSSPPQSRATSWCWGLVSEAKTLFILTPRTHSHTALCFQSAAADCSQLLSLQSQATAKANGDANAKGKAKANGDANAKGDAKANGDANAKGNAKANGDANAKGDAKPNDDANAKGNAKGHAKANDDANGDAKTNGEAKANGDGNAKGNAKANGDAKAKGDAKANGDANVKGNGDANAKGDAKPNDDANAKANGDANAKAENQTVCVDPPPQAEIPDHEYALSSPPAAATASRSQRQRCRSRRRSSPDTSQSQAAGSPPLPCPQCRMLLPSAERLSEHQRKAHPACSLCGAAFSGILRLREHQRSEHGLLPFSCSFCSKSFNHKAHRELHEKARHTGEKSYHCDVCGKSYSCVSVLKTHRRTHFDRMFICDVCGKSFFHACHLTRHQLVHGGERPHRCSSCGRGFMQASNLRSHQAAHRGDTQLCSVCGKSYRHLKSHILSLHAAELPPPSEPGCPPLSPASCAAEHCPPPSQLREHQRSLSAEKPFSCDVGRKSFLRAHLQTRAHQTPDPSP, from the exons ATGTCGGATTTAAAGAGTTTTAAAGCTGAGCTCACGGGGATCGTCAGCAGCCTGGCCCGCGCGCTGCTCACGGAGATCTGCTCCGCGGCGGAGAGAGTCTCCGTGAGCAAACACAACCCCGAGGAGGAG GTGGAGGTGAGCTCCCCCCCGCAGAGCAGAGCTACATCCTGGTGCTGGGGGTTAGTGAGTGAAGCTAAGACACTGTTCATCCTCACACCcagaacacactcacacactgctctgtgttTCCAGAGCGCCGCAGCAGACTGCAGCCAGCTGCTGTCACTGCAGAGCCAGGCTACCGCTAAAGCTAACGGTGACGCTAACGCTAAAGGTAAAGCTAAAGCTAACGGTGACGCTAACGCTAAAGGTGACGCTAAAGCTAACGGTGACGCTAACGCCAAAGGTAACGCTAAAGCTAACGGTGACGCTAACGCTAAAGGTGACGCTAAACCTAACgatgatgctaatgctaaaggTAACGCCAAAGGTCACGCTAAAGCTAACGATGACGCTAACGGTGACGCTAAAACTAACGGTGAGGCTAAAGCTAACGGTGACGGTAATGCTAAAGGTAACGCTAAAGCTAACGGTGACGCTAAAGCTAAAGGTGACGCTAAAGCTAACGGTGACGCTAACGTTAAAGGTAACGGTGACGCTAACGCCAAAGGTGACGCTAAACCTAACgatgatgctaatgctaaagcTAACGGTGACGCTAACGCTAAAG CTGAAAATCAGACGGTGTGTGTGGacccccccccacaggctgaGATCCCCGACCATGAGTACGCTCTGTCCTCCCCCCCAGCCGCCGCCACAGCATCCCGCAGCCAGAGGCAGCGCTGCCGCTCGCGGCGCAGGAGCTCCCCCGACACAAGTCAGAGCCAGGCGGCAGgaagcccccccctcccctgcccGCAGTGCCGCATGCTGCTGCCGAGCGCAGAGCGCCTCTCGGAGCACCAGAGGAAGGCCCACCCGGCCTGCTCGCTGTGCGGCGCGGCGTTCAGCGGCATCCTGAGGCTGAGGGAGCACCAGCGCAGCGAGCACGGGCTGCTGCCCTTCAGCTGCAGCTTCTGCAGCAAGAGCTTCAACCACAAGGCGCACCGCGAGCTGCATGAGAAGGCGCGGCACACCGGTGAGAAGAGCTACCACTGCGATGTCTGCGGGAAGAGCTACTCCTGCGTCAGCGTGCTGAAGACGCACCGCCGCACGCACTTCGACCGCATGTTCATCTGCGACGTCTGCGGGAAGAGCTTTTTCCATGCCTGCCACCTGACTCGCCACCAGCTCGTGCACGGGGGGGAGCGGCCGCACCGTTGCAGCTCCTGTGGGCGGGGCTTCATGCAGGCCTCTAACCTGCGCAGCCACCAGGCTGCGCACCGCGGCGACACGCAGCTCTGCTCCGTCTGTGGGAAGAGCTACCGCCACCTGAAGAGCCACATCCTCAGCCTGCACGCTGCCGAGCTGCCCCCACCCTCGGAGCCGGGCTGTCCCCCCTTGTCGCCTGCCAGCTGTGCAGCAGAacattgcccccccccctctcagcTCAGGGAGCACCAGAGGAGCCTCAGTGCAGAAAAACCCTTCAGCTGCGACGTCGGCAGGAAGAGCTTCCTCAGGGCTCACCTGCAGACCAGAGCCCACCAGACCCCTGACCCCTCAccctga
- the LOC134858800 gene encoding endothelial zinc finger protein induced by tumor necrosis factor alpha-like isoform X1, giving the protein MSDLKSFKAELTGIVSSLARALLTEICSAAERVSVSKHNPEEEDQLSTLLDALCEEAVENILKTLHLRDQPEEGGLMETRGGGGELPPAEQSYILVLGSAAADCSQLLSLQSQATAKANGDANAKGKAKANGDANAKGDAKANGDANAKGNAKANGDANAKGDAKPNDDANAKGNAKGHAKANDDANGDAKTNGEAKANGDGNAKGNAKANGDAKAKGDAKANGDANVKGNGDANAKGDAKPNDDANAKANGDANAKAENQTVCVDPPPQAEIPDHEYALSSPPAAATASRSQRQRCRSRRRSSPDTSQSQAAGSPPLPCPQCRMLLPSAERLSEHQRKAHPACSLCGAAFSGILRLREHQRSEHGLLPFSCSFCSKSFNHKAHRELHEKARHTGEKSYHCDVCGKSYSCVSVLKTHRRTHFDRMFICDVCGKSFFHACHLTRHQLVHGGERPHRCSSCGRGFMQASNLRSHQAAHRGDTQLCSVCGKSYRHLKSHILSLHAAELPPPSEPGCPPLSPASCAAEHCPPPSQLREHQRSLSAEKPFSCDVGRKSFLRAHLQTRAHQTPDPSP; this is encoded by the exons ATGTCGGATTTAAAGAGTTTTAAAGCTGAGCTCACGGGGATCGTCAGCAGCCTGGCCCGCGCGCTGCTCACGGAGATCTGCTCCGCGGCGGAGAGAGTCTCCGTGAGCAAACACAACCCCGAGGAGGAG gACCAGCTGAGCACTCTGCTGGACGCTCTGTGTGAGGAGGCTGTGGAGAACATCCTGAAGACCCTTCATCTGAGGGACCAGCCGGAGGAGGGGGGTCTGATGGAGACCAGAGGAG GTGGAGGTGAGCTCCCCCCCGCAGAGCAGAGCTACATCCTGGTGCTGGGG AGCGCCGCAGCAGACTGCAGCCAGCTGCTGTCACTGCAGAGCCAGGCTACCGCTAAAGCTAACGGTGACGCTAACGCTAAAGGTAAAGCTAAAGCTAACGGTGACGCTAACGCTAAAGGTGACGCTAAAGCTAACGGTGACGCTAACGCCAAAGGTAACGCTAAAGCTAACGGTGACGCTAACGCTAAAGGTGACGCTAAACCTAACgatgatgctaatgctaaaggTAACGCCAAAGGTCACGCTAAAGCTAACGATGACGCTAACGGTGACGCTAAAACTAACGGTGAGGCTAAAGCTAACGGTGACGGTAATGCTAAAGGTAACGCTAAAGCTAACGGTGACGCTAAAGCTAAAGGTGACGCTAAAGCTAACGGTGACGCTAACGTTAAAGGTAACGGTGACGCTAACGCCAAAGGTGACGCTAAACCTAACgatgatgctaatgctaaagcTAACGGTGACGCTAACGCTAAAG CTGAAAATCAGACGGTGTGTGTGGacccccccccacaggctgaGATCCCCGACCATGAGTACGCTCTGTCCTCCCCCCCAGCCGCCGCCACAGCATCCCGCAGCCAGAGGCAGCGCTGCCGCTCGCGGCGCAGGAGCTCCCCCGACACAAGTCAGAGCCAGGCGGCAGgaagcccccccctcccctgcccGCAGTGCCGCATGCTGCTGCCGAGCGCAGAGCGCCTCTCGGAGCACCAGAGGAAGGCCCACCCGGCCTGCTCGCTGTGCGGCGCGGCGTTCAGCGGCATCCTGAGGCTGAGGGAGCACCAGCGCAGCGAGCACGGGCTGCTGCCCTTCAGCTGCAGCTTCTGCAGCAAGAGCTTCAACCACAAGGCGCACCGCGAGCTGCATGAGAAGGCGCGGCACACCGGTGAGAAGAGCTACCACTGCGATGTCTGCGGGAAGAGCTACTCCTGCGTCAGCGTGCTGAAGACGCACCGCCGCACGCACTTCGACCGCATGTTCATCTGCGACGTCTGCGGGAAGAGCTTTTTCCATGCCTGCCACCTGACTCGCCACCAGCTCGTGCACGGGGGGGAGCGGCCGCACCGTTGCAGCTCCTGTGGGCGGGGCTTCATGCAGGCCTCTAACCTGCGCAGCCACCAGGCTGCGCACCGCGGCGACACGCAGCTCTGCTCCGTCTGTGGGAAGAGCTACCGCCACCTGAAGAGCCACATCCTCAGCCTGCACGCTGCCGAGCTGCCCCCACCCTCGGAGCCGGGCTGTCCCCCCTTGTCGCCTGCCAGCTGTGCAGCAGAacattgcccccccccctctcagcTCAGGGAGCACCAGAGGAGCCTCAGTGCAGAAAAACCCTTCAGCTGCGACGTCGGCAGGAAGAGCTTCCTCAGGGCTCACCTGCAGACCAGAGCCCACCAGACCCCTGACCCCTCAccctga
- the LOC134858800 gene encoding myeloid zinc finger 1-like isoform X3 — MSDLKSFKAELTGIVSSLARALLTEICSAAERVSVSKHNPEEEDQLSTLLDALCEEAVENILKTLHLRDQPEEGGLMETRGGGGELPPAEQSYILVLGSAAADCSQLLSLQSQATAKANGDANAKAENQTVCVDPPPQAEIPDHEYALSSPPAAATASRSQRQRCRSRRRSSPDTSQSQAAGSPPLPCPQCRMLLPSAERLSEHQRKAHPACSLCGAAFSGILRLREHQRSEHGLLPFSCSFCSKSFNHKAHRELHEKARHTGEKSYHCDVCGKSYSCVSVLKTHRRTHFDRMFICDVCGKSFFHACHLTRHQLVHGGERPHRCSSCGRGFMQASNLRSHQAAHRGDTQLCSVCGKSYRHLKSHILSLHAAELPPPSEPGCPPLSPASCAAEHCPPPSQLREHQRSLSAEKPFSCDVGRKSFLRAHLQTRAHQTPDPSP, encoded by the exons ATGTCGGATTTAAAGAGTTTTAAAGCTGAGCTCACGGGGATCGTCAGCAGCCTGGCCCGCGCGCTGCTCACGGAGATCTGCTCCGCGGCGGAGAGAGTCTCCGTGAGCAAACACAACCCCGAGGAGGAG gACCAGCTGAGCACTCTGCTGGACGCTCTGTGTGAGGAGGCTGTGGAGAACATCCTGAAGACCCTTCATCTGAGGGACCAGCCGGAGGAGGGGGGTCTGATGGAGACCAGAGGAG GTGGAGGTGAGCTCCCCCCCGCAGAGCAGAGCTACATCCTGGTGCTGGGG AGCGCCGCAGCAGACTGCAGCCAGCTGCTGTCACTGCAGAGCCAGGCTACCGCTAAAGCTAACGGTGACGCTAACGCTAAAG CTGAAAATCAGACGGTGTGTGTGGacccccccccacaggctgaGATCCCCGACCATGAGTACGCTCTGTCCTCCCCCCCAGCCGCCGCCACAGCATCCCGCAGCCAGAGGCAGCGCTGCCGCTCGCGGCGCAGGAGCTCCCCCGACACAAGTCAGAGCCAGGCGGCAGgaagcccccccctcccctgcccGCAGTGCCGCATGCTGCTGCCGAGCGCAGAGCGCCTCTCGGAGCACCAGAGGAAGGCCCACCCGGCCTGCTCGCTGTGCGGCGCGGCGTTCAGCGGCATCCTGAGGCTGAGGGAGCACCAGCGCAGCGAGCACGGGCTGCTGCCCTTCAGCTGCAGCTTCTGCAGCAAGAGCTTCAACCACAAGGCGCACCGCGAGCTGCATGAGAAGGCGCGGCACACCGGTGAGAAGAGCTACCACTGCGATGTCTGCGGGAAGAGCTACTCCTGCGTCAGCGTGCTGAAGACGCACCGCCGCACGCACTTCGACCGCATGTTCATCTGCGACGTCTGCGGGAAGAGCTTTTTCCATGCCTGCCACCTGACTCGCCACCAGCTCGTGCACGGGGGGGAGCGGCCGCACCGTTGCAGCTCCTGTGGGCGGGGCTTCATGCAGGCCTCTAACCTGCGCAGCCACCAGGCTGCGCACCGCGGCGACACGCAGCTCTGCTCCGTCTGTGGGAAGAGCTACCGCCACCTGAAGAGCCACATCCTCAGCCTGCACGCTGCCGAGCTGCCCCCACCCTCGGAGCCGGGCTGTCCCCCCTTGTCGCCTGCCAGCTGTGCAGCAGAacattgcccccccccctctcagcTCAGGGAGCACCAGAGGAGCCTCAGTGCAGAAAAACCCTTCAGCTGCGACGTCGGCAGGAAGAGCTTCCTCAGGGCTCACCTGCAGACCAGAGCCCACCAGACCCCTGACCCCTCAccctga
- the LOC134858800 gene encoding zinc finger protein 782-like isoform X4 → MSDLKSFKAELTGIVSSLARALLTEICSAAERVSVSKHNPEEEDQLSTLLDALCEEAVENILKTLHLRDQPEEGGLMETRGGGGELPPAEQSYILVLGVTENQTVCVDPPPQAEIPDHEYALSSPPAAATASRSQRQRCRSRRRSSPDTSQSQAAGSPPLPCPQCRMLLPSAERLSEHQRKAHPACSLCGAAFSGILRLREHQRSEHGLLPFSCSFCSKSFNHKAHRELHEKARHTGEKSYHCDVCGKSYSCVSVLKTHRRTHFDRMFICDVCGKSFFHACHLTRHQLVHGGERPHRCSSCGRGFMQASNLRSHQAAHRGDTQLCSVCGKSYRHLKSHILSLHAAELPPPSEPGCPPLSPASCAAEHCPPPSQLREHQRSLSAEKPFSCDVGRKSFLRAHLQTRAHQTPDPSP, encoded by the exons ATGTCGGATTTAAAGAGTTTTAAAGCTGAGCTCACGGGGATCGTCAGCAGCCTGGCCCGCGCGCTGCTCACGGAGATCTGCTCCGCGGCGGAGAGAGTCTCCGTGAGCAAACACAACCCCGAGGAGGAG gACCAGCTGAGCACTCTGCTGGACGCTCTGTGTGAGGAGGCTGTGGAGAACATCCTGAAGACCCTTCATCTGAGGGACCAGCCGGAGGAGGGGGGTCTGATGGAGACCAGAGGAG GTGGAGGTGAGCTCCCCCCCGCAGAGCAGAGCTACATCCTGGTGCTGGGGGTTA CTGAAAATCAGACGGTGTGTGTGGacccccccccacaggctgaGATCCCCGACCATGAGTACGCTCTGTCCTCCCCCCCAGCCGCCGCCACAGCATCCCGCAGCCAGAGGCAGCGCTGCCGCTCGCGGCGCAGGAGCTCCCCCGACACAAGTCAGAGCCAGGCGGCAGgaagcccccccctcccctgcccGCAGTGCCGCATGCTGCTGCCGAGCGCAGAGCGCCTCTCGGAGCACCAGAGGAAGGCCCACCCGGCCTGCTCGCTGTGCGGCGCGGCGTTCAGCGGCATCCTGAGGCTGAGGGAGCACCAGCGCAGCGAGCACGGGCTGCTGCCCTTCAGCTGCAGCTTCTGCAGCAAGAGCTTCAACCACAAGGCGCACCGCGAGCTGCATGAGAAGGCGCGGCACACCGGTGAGAAGAGCTACCACTGCGATGTCTGCGGGAAGAGCTACTCCTGCGTCAGCGTGCTGAAGACGCACCGCCGCACGCACTTCGACCGCATGTTCATCTGCGACGTCTGCGGGAAGAGCTTTTTCCATGCCTGCCACCTGACTCGCCACCAGCTCGTGCACGGGGGGGAGCGGCCGCACCGTTGCAGCTCCTGTGGGCGGGGCTTCATGCAGGCCTCTAACCTGCGCAGCCACCAGGCTGCGCACCGCGGCGACACGCAGCTCTGCTCCGTCTGTGGGAAGAGCTACCGCCACCTGAAGAGCCACATCCTCAGCCTGCACGCTGCCGAGCTGCCCCCACCCTCGGAGCCGGGCTGTCCCCCCTTGTCGCCTGCCAGCTGTGCAGCAGAacattgcccccccccctctcagcTCAGGGAGCACCAGAGGAGCCTCAGTGCAGAAAAACCCTTCAGCTGCGACGTCGGCAGGAAGAGCTTCCTCAGGGCTCACCTGCAGACCAGAGCCCACCAGACCCCTGACCCCTCAccctga